A window from Chryseobacterium vaccae encodes these proteins:
- a CDS encoding GH92 family glycosyl hydrolase, which produces MKKSLAVLSLFIAQIIYSQNYAQYVNPFIGTGGHGHTFPGATVPFGMVQLSPDTRIDGSWDGCSGYHYSDSVIYGFSHTHLNGTGVSDYGDIMLMPTMGNPSLNNKDYSSKFSHKNEKAATGFYSVKLDKNNIDVRLTTTQRVGYHEYTFNNSGKANIILDLNHRDKLLEGEVKIIDDKTIEVFRRSEAWAVNQYVYARIEFSKPMKISKKEVNGKQEDQLFTGTKLALAFSADVKKGEKINVKVALSPTGYEGAGKNMLSEGKSSDFEAIKKQAETDWNKELSKIEVKSDDKGKLSVFYTAMYHVFTQPNINMDVDGKYRGRDNKLYTVKDFGYYTVFSLWDTFRGAHPLMTLIDRKRTADFINTFIKQYEQGGKLPVWELASNETECMIGYHAVSVIADAMAKGIKGFDYEKAFEASKNSAMLDIFGLNAYKQNNYISIDDEHESVSKTVEYAYDDWCIAQMAKILGKKEDYQYFMKRSQNWKNLYNPKTGFMQPRKNENWLEPFDPREVNNNYTEGNSWHYSYSVQQDIPGLISAHGGKEKFEQFIDAIFAASDKTTGREQVDITGLMGQYAQGNEPSHHIAYLYNYVDKPEKTDAKIRYILDHFYKNTPDGLIGNEDCGQMSAWYILSSMGIYSVTPGLPEWQTTTPYFDEVTIHLEDGSTRVINKNTGKAELKKLGFENIPQTKDFKYTQQTASPVISSDRIFDFSAKVEITPLNPEDKVYYMTLDESDANKRKTFSTYKGPFTISKTTQVQAFAERKGEKSSVTTAVFNRRPNYWDISISSTPTPQYAAGGKLALIDGIRGDVNWRKGEWHGYQGQDFEAVIDLKSPQQITKLSSTYLQDSRSWILMPKKVEYYASINNKDFILLKTIDNTIDPKDEKVQTKDFETEILPTEAQYIKVKAYYFGKLPEWHQGAGGEAYIFIDEISVK; this is translated from the coding sequence ATGAAAAAAAGCCTTGCTGTATTGTCTTTATTCATTGCACAGATCATTTATTCTCAGAATTATGCGCAATATGTCAACCCATTCATAGGGACGGGGGGACATGGCCATACTTTTCCCGGAGCGACGGTTCCTTTCGGAATGGTTCAGCTTTCTCCGGATACCAGAATAGATGGGAGCTGGGATGGCTGCAGCGGCTATCATTATTCAGATTCCGTGATTTATGGCTTTTCTCATACCCACCTCAACGGAACCGGAGTTTCAGATTACGGGGATATTATGCTGATGCCTACGATGGGAAATCCAAGCCTGAACAATAAAGACTATTCCTCAAAATTTTCTCATAAAAATGAAAAAGCGGCGACAGGATTTTACTCCGTTAAATTAGATAAGAACAACATTGATGTACGCCTGACCACCACCCAAAGAGTCGGCTATCACGAATATACCTTCAACAATTCAGGTAAAGCTAATATCATTCTGGATCTCAACCATCGTGACAAACTTCTGGAGGGTGAAGTGAAGATCATTGATGATAAAACCATTGAAGTCTTCAGAAGAAGTGAAGCCTGGGCAGTTAACCAATATGTATATGCCAGAATTGAATTTTCAAAACCCATGAAAATTTCAAAAAAAGAGGTTAACGGAAAACAGGAAGATCAACTTTTCACAGGAACAAAACTGGCATTGGCCTTCTCTGCTGATGTAAAAAAAGGTGAAAAGATCAATGTGAAAGTTGCGCTTTCCCCCACAGGCTATGAAGGTGCAGGAAAAAATATGCTGTCAGAAGGAAAATCCTCAGATTTTGAAGCCATAAAGAAACAGGCAGAAACAGACTGGAATAAAGAACTTTCAAAAATTGAAGTAAAATCTGATGATAAAGGTAAATTATCCGTATTCTACACCGCCATGTATCATGTTTTCACCCAACCTAATATCAATATGGATGTGGATGGAAAGTACAGGGGCAGGGACAACAAACTGTATACAGTAAAAGATTTCGGCTATTACACGGTATTCTCACTTTGGGATACCTTCAGAGGCGCGCATCCGCTGATGACTTTAATCGACAGAAAAAGAACTGCTGATTTCATCAATACCTTCATTAAACAATATGAACAGGGCGGAAAGCTTCCGGTATGGGAACTGGCTTCCAACGAAACGGAATGTATGATCGGCTACCATGCTGTTTCTGTTATTGCCGATGCTATGGCTAAAGGAATTAAAGGATTTGACTACGAGAAAGCATTCGAAGCCTCTAAAAATTCTGCCATGCTGGATATTTTCGGCCTCAATGCTTACAAACAGAACAATTATATCAGCATTGATGATGAACATGAAAGTGTTTCCAAAACGGTGGAATATGCCTATGACGACTGGTGTATCGCCCAGATGGCTAAAATTTTAGGTAAGAAAGAAGATTACCAGTATTTCATGAAACGTTCCCAGAACTGGAAAAATCTTTATAATCCTAAAACCGGTTTTATGCAGCCAAGAAAGAACGAAAACTGGCTGGAACCATTTGACCCAAGGGAAGTCAATAACAATTATACGGAAGGAAATTCCTGGCATTATTCCTATTCGGTACAGCAGGATATTCCGGGACTGATTTCAGCCCATGGCGGAAAAGAAAAATTTGAACAGTTCATTGATGCTATTTTTGCAGCATCCGATAAAACGACAGGCAGAGAACAGGTGGATATTACCGGACTGATGGGGCAATACGCCCAGGGAAATGAACCTAGCCACCACATCGCCTACCTGTACAATTATGTAGATAAACCTGAAAAAACAGATGCAAAGATCCGATATATCCTTGACCATTTTTATAAAAATACCCCGGACGGACTGATCGGAAATGAAGACTGCGGCCAGATGAGCGCCTGGTATATCTTAAGCTCGATGGGTATTTATTCTGTTACTCCGGGTCTTCCGGAATGGCAGACCACTACCCCTTATTTTGACGAGGTTACCATTCATCTGGAAGACGGAAGTACAAGGGTTATCAATAAAAACACAGGAAAGGCTGAGCTTAAAAAGCTGGGATTTGAGAATATCCCGCAAACAAAAGATTTTAAATATACCCAGCAGACCGCTTCTCCTGTAATATCTTCAGACAGGATCTTTGATTTTTCAGCAAAAGTAGAAATCACCCCGCTGAATCCTGAAGACAAAGTATATTATATGACTCTTGATGAAAGTGATGCCAACAAAAGAAAAACATTCTCAACCTACAAAGGTCCTTTCACCATAAGTAAAACCACCCAAGTTCAAGCCTTTGCGGAAAGAAAAGGAGAAAAAAGCTCGGTAACGACTGCCGTTTTTAACAGAAGGCCTAATTATTGGGATATTTCAATCAGTTCAACACCTACCCCACAATACGCTGCCGGCGGAAAGCTGGCATTGATTGACGGAATCAGAGGGGATGTTAACTGGAGAAAAGGCGAATGGCACGGGTATCAGGGACAGGATTTTGAAGCTGTTATCGACCTGAAATCGCCACAGCAAATTACTAAACTATCTTCAACTTATCTGCAGGACAGCAGATCATGGATTCTGATGCCTAAAAAAGTAGAATATTACGCCTCCATCAACAATAAAGATTTTATTCTTCTGAAAACGATAGACAACACTATTGATCCAAAGGATGAAAAGGTACAGACCAAAGATTTTGAAACAGAGATTCTTCCTACTGAAGCACAATACATCAAAGTAAAAGCTTATTATTTCGGGAAACTTCCGGAATGGCATCAGGGAGCAGGCGGTGAAGCTTATATTTTTATTGATGAGATTTCAGTAAAGTAG
- a CDS encoding Mrp/NBP35 family ATP-binding protein, translated as MLTKEKVQDFLKEIEVDDLVNNLQIMGNDVYIDMTAHSPAMHEKKKLEAAMKQAFASEFGEEVHLKLKIVSPEPSEIQQSQIKGKQIPGIQNIIAIASGKGGVGKSTVSANMAVTLAKMGFKVGLLDADIYGPSVPTMFDTEGEKPISVEVNGKNLMKPVENYGVKMLSIGYFSGANQAVVWRGPMASKALNQMIRDAAWGELDFLLIDLPPGTGDIHLSIIQEVPVTGAVIVSTPQHVALADVRKGIAMFQMESINIPVLGLIENMAYFTPEELPDNKYYIFGNQGAQYLAEDLGIPVLGEIPLIQSIREAGDVGRPAALQEGSKIADIYTDTARKMVESLVERNKSLPPTEAVKITTMAGCSPKAKK; from the coding sequence ATGTTGACGAAAGAAAAGGTTCAAGATTTCCTTAAAGAGATAGAAGTAGACGATTTGGTGAATAACCTTCAGATCATGGGTAACGATGTTTACATTGATATGACGGCTCATTCACCTGCGATGCACGAAAAGAAAAAGCTGGAAGCAGCCATGAAACAGGCTTTTGCCAGTGAATTTGGAGAAGAGGTTCATTTAAAACTTAAAATTGTTTCTCCGGAGCCGAGTGAGATCCAGCAAAGTCAGATCAAAGGCAAGCAGATCCCGGGAATTCAGAATATTATTGCTATTGCTTCCGGAAAAGGAGGAGTAGGAAAATCTACGGTTTCAGCTAATATGGCAGTTACTTTGGCCAAAATGGGCTTTAAAGTAGGACTATTGGATGCTGATATTTACGGTCCGTCCGTTCCGACGATGTTTGACACTGAAGGTGAAAAACCGATTTCTGTAGAAGTCAATGGAAAGAATCTGATGAAACCTGTAGAAAACTACGGAGTAAAGATGCTTTCTATCGGATATTTCTCAGGAGCAAACCAGGCCGTGGTATGGAGAGGCCCGATGGCTTCCAAGGCCCTCAATCAGATGATCAGAGATGCTGCATGGGGAGAACTTGACTTCTTACTGATTGACCTTCCTCCGGGAACAGGAGATATTCACCTTTCCATTATTCAGGAAGTACCGGTAACGGGAGCTGTAATCGTAAGTACACCTCAGCATGTAGCCCTTGCAGACGTAAGAAAAGGAATTGCGATGTTCCAGATGGAAAGTATTAACATTCCGGTGCTTGGATTAATCGAAAATATGGCGTATTTTACGCCGGAAGAACTTCCTGACAATAAATATTATATCTTTGGAAACCAGGGAGCACAATATCTGGCAGAAGATCTTGGAATTCCGGTATTAGGAGAGATTCCTTTGATCCAGAGCATCAGAGAAGCTGGAGATGTAGGAAGACCCGCAGCCCTTCAGGAAGGTTCTAAAATTGCTGATATCTACACAGATACAGCAAGAAAAATGGTAGAAAGCTTAGTGGAAAGAAATAAAAGTCTTCCTCCTACAGAAGCGGTGAAAATCACCACAATGGCAGGATGCTCGCCGAAAGCAAAAAAATAA
- a CDS encoding outer membrane beta-barrel family protein codes for MKKILLSALILLPVFAFSQQITGKITQTGNTVSYIEIIASKGEQKQTAISDEKGNFKLKLPENGNYTIRLIQDGAEMLSSDITVNGDMKKDFSIDKKQEKQIEGVTLTARKKMIERKADRLIFNVSNSVASQGMDGAEALATTPLLKVDDNSGISIVGKSGVAVMVNERMLNLSGSELVTYLKSLRSENIEKIEVITTPPAKYEAQGNSGLINIVLKKNQNLGWNGSLTTSLQQQTYTGTSNSATLNYQNEKLRSSLKLRQSKYEKHSFENYRMEGVEGVKSSDDRRDFGDGLGANLSLDYQLNTKSNIGLIYDYGVGHSNMDIDNRSDYFQNGNHTNTLTTYAEHRSKGKQQTVSAYYDLKFGKQDNKLSFTGNYFSNIPESTIDFITTESSGQSFVVRTPSTVDYKIYSGQADLTLPYKFAKTEAGVKFTNFDNNSDIAYLDLLNGNYVEDPVKSNVFEYNEKNYAAYLSFEKEFSEKWSAKAGLRYEYSTINGNSLTSGQQTENSYGKFFPTAYVTYKSNENNTFSLNYSKRINRPGFRAINPYRWYINVNSYFTGNPLLKPSVNHNFELSYVYKGKLSASAYYQRTIDAFDQLANLQGENRISTFANFYNQNSMGVSLNYSDTFFKFWEANYSVDLSYMNTEVYATDAASRKGTSYDFNVQNNLSLNKSKTIQLIFNYWFRLPSNSGNVYMDFAGNFTSGLKLSLMERSLQMNLFVSDIFKQSRSRGEIYYTTGTHYYNNYYDARRLTLSVTYTFGNKKVKGADRNVKFDEKYRAN; via the coding sequence ATGAAAAAAATATTACTTTCGGCACTCATTCTTTTGCCGGTTTTTGCTTTCTCGCAGCAGATTACAGGAAAAATTACCCAGACAGGAAATACCGTTTCATATATTGAGATCATTGCTTCAAAAGGAGAACAGAAGCAAACCGCTATTTCAGATGAAAAAGGAAATTTTAAACTGAAGCTTCCCGAAAATGGAAATTATACGATCAGGCTTATACAGGATGGAGCAGAAATGTTATCATCTGATATTACGGTAAATGGTGATATGAAGAAGGACTTTTCTATTGATAAAAAGCAGGAAAAGCAGATTGAAGGAGTTACCCTCACCGCCAGAAAAAAAATGATCGAAAGAAAAGCGGACCGTCTGATCTTTAACGTATCAAATTCTGTGGCTTCACAGGGAATGGATGGTGCCGAAGCTTTGGCAACAACTCCTTTACTGAAGGTGGATGACAACTCAGGGATTTCGATTGTAGGAAAAAGTGGAGTAGCCGTGATGGTTAATGAACGAATGCTGAACCTTTCCGGAAGCGAACTGGTAACTTATCTTAAAAGCCTGAGATCTGAGAATATTGAAAAAATTGAGGTGATCACAACGCCTCCTGCTAAATATGAAGCACAGGGAAACAGCGGACTGATTAATATTGTTCTGAAGAAAAATCAGAATCTGGGCTGGAATGGAAGCCTTACTACAAGCCTTCAGCAGCAGACCTATACCGGAACTTCCAACAGTGCAACCCTTAATTATCAGAATGAAAAGCTTCGTTCATCACTAAAATTAAGACAATCCAAATATGAAAAACATTCCTTTGAAAATTACAGAATGGAAGGAGTGGAAGGGGTGAAAAGTTCCGATGACAGAAGAGATTTTGGAGATGGGTTGGGGGCGAATCTGAGCCTGGATTATCAGCTTAATACAAAGTCTAACATCGGGCTTATCTATGATTATGGAGTTGGGCATTCCAATATGGATATTGATAACCGTTCAGACTATTTTCAGAATGGAAATCATACTAACACTCTGACGACCTACGCGGAGCATCGTTCTAAAGGCAAGCAACAGACAGTAAGCGCTTATTATGATCTTAAATTCGGAAAACAGGATAATAAGCTGAGTTTCACAGGAAATTATTTTTCCAATATTCCGGAAAGTACAATAGATTTCATTACTACGGAAAGTTCAGGACAAAGTTTTGTTGTGAGAACACCTTCTACCGTGGATTATAAAATTTATTCAGGGCAGGCCGATCTTACGTTACCCTATAAGTTCGCTAAGACAGAAGCCGGAGTAAAGTTCACCAATTTTGATAACAATTCTGATATTGCCTATCTGGATCTGCTCAACGGGAACTATGTTGAAGATCCTGTAAAAAGTAATGTATTTGAATATAATGAAAAAAATTATGCTGCTTACCTCAGCTTTGAAAAAGAGTTCAGCGAAAAATGGTCTGCTAAAGCGGGGCTTCGTTATGAATATTCCACGATCAACGGGAATTCTTTGACCTCCGGACAACAGACTGAAAATTCTTACGGAAAGTTCTTTCCTACGGCGTATGTAACATATAAAAGCAACGAAAATAATACCTTTAGCCTGAATTATTCTAAAAGGATCAACAGACCGGGATTCCGTGCCATCAATCCTTATCGCTGGTATATTAATGTGAATTCTTATTTTACAGGCAACCCGCTTCTGAAACCGTCCGTGAATCACAACTTTGAGCTTTCATACGTTTATAAAGGGAAACTGTCTGCATCAGCTTATTATCAGAGAACGATAGATGCATTCGACCAGTTAGCTAATCTTCAGGGTGAAAACAGGATAAGCACTTTTGCTAATTTTTACAACCAGAACAGCATGGGAGTTTCTCTAAATTATTCTGATACCTTCTTTAAATTCTGGGAAGCCAATTATTCTGTAGATCTGTCTTATATGAATACAGAGGTTTATGCTACAGATGCTGCCTCCCGTAAAGGAACCAGTTATGATTTTAATGTTCAGAACAACCTGTCGCTTAATAAAAGTAAAACAATACAGCTTATTTTCAATTACTGGTTCCGCCTGCCTTCCAATTCCGGAAATGTATACATGGATTTTGCCGGGAATTTCACTTCAGGGCTTAAGCTGAGTCTTATGGAAAGAAGTCTGCAGATGAATTTGTTTGTTTCAGATATTTTTAAACAGTCAAGAAGCAGGGGAGAAATTTATTATACAACAGGAACTCATTATTACAATAATTATTATGATGCAAGAAGACTTACTTTATCAGTAACTTATACTTTCGGAAACAAGAAGGTAAAAGGAGCGGATCGTAATGTGAAGTTTGATGAGAAATACAGGGCGAATTAA
- a CDS encoding NifU family protein → METNITHEDTVTRVMEALESIRPFLNKDGGDIELIDVKDNQVFVKLLGNCSGCSLNFSTLKLGVENTIKQHAPEIEKVINVE, encoded by the coding sequence ATGGAAACAAACATAACACACGAAGATACAGTAACAAGAGTAATGGAAGCTCTGGAAAGCATCAGGCCGTTTTTGAATAAAGACGGAGGTGATATTGAGCTTATTGACGTGAAGGATAATCAGGTTTTTGTAAAGCTTTTGGGTAACTGTTCCGGATGTTCACTGAATTTTTCAACCCTGAAATTAGGCGTGGAAAATACCATCAAACAACATGCTCCGGAAATTGAAAAAGTAATCAATGTAGAGTAA